A window of Priestia filamentosa contains these coding sequences:
- a CDS encoding SDR family oxidoreductase — protein sequence MSKINGKVVVITGASSGIGEATAKLLASRGAHVVIGARRVERLEALASLIEAEGGSVAYQQLDVTNIDQMQTIIHLAQSRFGRVDVVVNNAGVMPLSPLEALKVDEWNRMIDVNIRGVLHGIAAGLPVMKEQRSGHMINVASIGAYEVTPTAAVYCATKYAVRAITEGLRQEVGGSIRVTLVSPGVTESELAESISDDEARELMKSYRRDALPASAIARAIAYAIEQPEDVDVNELVIRPIAQLA from the coding sequence ATGTCTAAAATCAATGGAAAAGTAGTTGTGATTACAGGTGCAAGCAGTGGGATTGGCGAAGCGACGGCGAAGCTTCTTGCTAGCCGAGGCGCCCATGTCGTCATTGGAGCTAGACGGGTAGAAAGACTGGAAGCTCTGGCATCTCTCATTGAAGCAGAAGGAGGTTCCGTCGCTTATCAACAGCTAGACGTTACGAATATCGATCAGATGCAAACGATCATTCACTTGGCACAGAGCCGGTTCGGTCGTGTGGACGTCGTCGTGAACAATGCCGGTGTGATGCCTCTATCTCCCTTGGAAGCCTTGAAAGTCGACGAATGGAACCGAATGATAGACGTCAATATCCGGGGAGTTCTGCATGGCATTGCTGCAGGCCTACCGGTCATGAAAGAGCAGCGATCCGGTCACATGATTAATGTGGCTTCCATCGGTGCCTACGAGGTCACACCGACGGCAGCCGTATATTGTGCCACTAAATACGCCGTTCGCGCCATCACGGAAGGTTTAAGACAGGAGGTTGGTGGCAGCATCCGGGTAACGCTCGTTTCTCCCGGTGTGACCGAGTCCGAGCTCGCAGAGAGCATTTCAGACGACGAGGCTAGGGAACTGATGAAATCATACCGACGCGACGCTCTCCCGGCTTCCGCCATCGCTCGTGCCATAGCTTATGCGATAGAGCAGCCAGAAGATGTTGACGTGAACGAGCTGGTTATCCGGCCTATAGCCCAACTTGCCTGA